One region of Peribacillus simplex genomic DNA includes:
- a CDS encoding TIGR01457 family HAD-type hydrolase: MKSYKGYLIDLDGTMYRGTEQIAEAAGFINDLKKRDIPYLFVTNNSSRTPAQVADKLRSIGISTEDDQVFTTSMATANYIAEQKVAASVYVVGEEGIIEALKEKGMKLVDEHPDFLVMGIDRGINYEKLSKACLAVRNGAVFISTNGDIAIPTEQGLLPGNGALTSVVSVSTQVQPIFIGKPESVIVEQALRVLGVPKEETIMVGDNYDTDILAGINAGIDTLLVHTGVTTKERLKQYKEQPTHVVDTLDLWRFE; this comes from the coding sequence ATGAAGTCGTATAAAGGGTATTTAATTGACTTAGATGGCACCATGTATCGCGGGACTGAACAAATTGCGGAAGCTGCAGGTTTTATAAATGACCTAAAAAAAAGGGATATCCCTTATTTATTCGTCACCAACAACTCGTCCCGGACTCCGGCACAGGTAGCGGATAAATTGAGAAGCATCGGCATATCAACGGAAGATGATCAGGTTTTCACGACAAGCATGGCCACAGCGAATTACATAGCTGAACAAAAGGTAGCTGCATCGGTCTATGTAGTGGGTGAAGAAGGCATTATCGAGGCTCTCAAGGAAAAAGGAATGAAGCTTGTGGATGAGCATCCAGACTTTTTGGTAATGGGCATCGACCGCGGCATCAATTATGAAAAGTTGTCAAAAGCCTGCCTTGCAGTTAGAAATGGCGCAGTTTTCATTTCAACAAATGGCGATATTGCCATTCCTACTGAACAAGGCCTTTTGCCGGGGAATGGTGCTTTGACATCCGTTGTTTCCGTTTCGACTCAGGTACAGCCGATTTTCATTGGAAAACCTGAATCCGTCATAGTGGAACAGGCTCTAAGAGTATTAGGGGTACCTAAAGAAGAGACAATCATGGTTGGGGATAACTATGATACGGATATCCTCGCCGGCATTAATGCAGGGATCGACACATTGCTTGTACATACTGGGGTAACGACCAAAGAACGCTTGAAGCAATATAAGGAGCAGCCGACGCATGTGGTGGACACGCTCGACCTATGGCGCTTCGAATGA
- a CDS encoding YhcN/YlaJ family sporulation lipoprotein, translating to MKKTIITIGLSSIIALTGCSNKHDQGLGAKNHAGNPTNVNNPTQYYDEDYRNHDNKSDDFGFTRTNSTTIDGRNISNKAASIDREQLSDVISKLSVQIPNVNDAATLVTDEEVLVVYDTNTKDRTETADQVKRTAMSVVPRYYHVYVSDDFQNLSQDVENFATLKSGSKGMDYTIEQTIKRMLKSPQGYKMSNAENENGEMVNDKRDHHDNIHQKMDNR from the coding sequence ATGAAAAAAACGATAATAACAATAGGTTTAAGTTCGATTATTGCACTGACCGGATGTTCTAATAAACATGATCAGGGGCTCGGTGCAAAAAATCATGCTGGTAACCCAACAAACGTAAATAATCCGACCCAATATTATGACGAGGATTATCGCAATCATGACAATAAAAGTGATGATTTCGGTTTTACCCGCACCAATAGTACAACCATTGACGGCCGTAACATTTCTAACAAGGCTGCTTCCATTGACCGTGAACAATTGTCTGATGTCATTTCTAAGCTCAGTGTACAGATTCCAAATGTCAATGATGCGGCTACCCTCGTAACGGATGAGGAAGTTCTTGTCGTATACGATACAAATACCAAGGATCGGACCGAAACCGCTGACCAAGTTAAACGAACAGCTATGTCCGTCGTTCCTCGCTACTATCACGTCTACGTCAGTGATGATTTTCAAAACCTTTCCCAAGATGTCGAGAATTTCGCTACATTGAAATCCGGCAGCAAAGGGATGGACTATACGATTGAACAAACCATCAAAAGAATGCTGAAATCGCCTCAAGGATACAAAATGAGTAACGCAGAAAATGAAAACGGAGAAATGGTTAACGATAAAAGGGATCATCACGATAACATCCATCAAAAAATGGATAACCGTTAA
- the yutH gene encoding spore coat putative kinase YutH → MIEEIIFNNYGIQVGLEETNSRFPSFRSGNMVYSIVPIGNMEQEELVERHKMSQHLISQGDRYVSAFVLANHGSFVSEADEQLFILLANQALDGPKNFNPGRRLARFHQRGRNITETIRTCSRIGKWKELWEQRIDQLEMIWRDKLNAHPDNQFEKLFIETFPYYMVLGENAIQYLVDTEIDDAPQIVDSGTVCYERFLHDTWKSNKWMKNPFDWVFDHGTRDVAEWVREHYFQNVHTHQKGIGHFFHEYQAIEQFSSFSARLLYSRMLFPIHYFETVEEYFSKTTESRSNELEDKISSITKSSQQYESFLKHFYELAEVPAKQYNLPQIDWI, encoded by the coding sequence ATGATAGAAGAAATCATTTTTAATAATTATGGTATACAGGTAGGGCTTGAAGAAACCAATAGCAGGTTTCCAAGCTTCCGTTCAGGGAATATGGTTTACAGCATCGTTCCCATTGGAAATATGGAGCAGGAGGAATTAGTGGAACGGCATAAAATGTCTCAACACCTGATTTCACAAGGAGATCGCTACGTATCGGCCTTTGTCCTTGCCAATCATGGAAGTTTTGTTTCGGAAGCGGATGAACAATTATTCATCCTTCTTGCCAATCAGGCTTTAGATGGCCCGAAAAATTTCAACCCAGGAAGACGGCTGGCAAGATTTCACCAGCGTGGGAGAAATATTACTGAAACGATTCGAACATGTTCAAGGATTGGTAAATGGAAAGAGTTATGGGAACAAAGGATCGATCAGTTAGAAATGATTTGGAGGGATAAGCTCAATGCCCATCCTGATAACCAGTTTGAAAAATTATTTATAGAAACCTTTCCCTATTATATGGTACTTGGTGAAAATGCGATTCAATATTTGGTCGACACGGAAATCGATGATGCCCCGCAAATTGTCGATAGTGGAACAGTATGTTATGAACGTTTTTTACATGATACCTGGAAAAGCAATAAATGGATGAAAAATCCGTTTGATTGGGTGTTCGACCACGGCACCAGGGATGTGGCGGAATGGGTGAGGGAACACTATTTTCAAAATGTACATACCCATCAAAAAGGCATTGGCCATTTCTTTCACGAATATCAGGCTATAGAACAATTCTCCAGCTTTTCAGCCCGGTTGTTATATTCAAGAATGCTATTTCCCATTCATTACTTTGAAACAGTAGAAGAATATTTTTCAAAAACGACGGAATCAAGGTCAAATGAATTGGAGGACAAAATATCGTCGATCACGAAATCCTCCCAACAATATGAATCATTCCTCAAACATTTTTATGAATTGGCGGAAGTTCCGGCCAAGCAATATAATTTACCTCAAATTGACTGGATTTAG
- a CDS encoding DUF86 domain-containing protein translates to MYFVDRQKIEQILGFLEKQLGLFEGHDNWDGDIEELIAERLIQTSIDSVLDVGNAVIDGFIMRDPGSYEDIIDILHDEKVISEEKAIQFKKVLPLRKMLVQDFIEVDHNELHKVFSENIAAFKQFPNLVRNYLTNELGPVSAFKN, encoded by the coding sequence ATGTACTTTGTAGACCGCCAAAAGATTGAACAAATATTAGGTTTTCTTGAAAAGCAGCTTGGACTTTTTGAAGGGCATGATAATTGGGATGGAGACATTGAGGAACTTATCGCTGAAAGGCTCATACAGACTTCCATCGATTCCGTGTTGGATGTAGGAAATGCAGTAATTGATGGTTTTATTATGCGTGATCCGGGAAGTTACGAAGATATTATCGATATCCTTCATGATGAAAAAGTCATTTCAGAAGAAAAAGCGATACAATTTAAAAAGGTTTTGCCGCTAAGGAAAATGCTGGTTCAAGACTTCATTGAAGTTGATCACAACGAACTGCATAAGGTATTCTCGGAAAATATCGCGGCATTTAAGCAATTCCCGAATTTGGTGAGGAACTATTTAACAAACGAATTGGGACCTGTATCTGCTTTTAAAAACTAG
- a CDS encoding YunC family protein → MISMIPIILDNHTFLAISVRLPKTNLLAVASDKGYIMCGALDVALLNDKLRDRKILAGRATGVKSIDELLEAPLESVTWEAVEKGIYPGMIGKEALIKMI, encoded by the coding sequence ATGATTAGCATGATACCAATAATACTTGATAATCATACATTCCTAGCCATTTCTGTCCGACTTCCCAAAACGAATTTACTTGCCGTCGCTTCCGATAAAGGATATATAATGTGCGGTGCGTTGGATGTAGCGCTGCTGAATGATAAATTGAGAGATCGTAAAATCCTTGCAGGCAGGGCTACAGGAGTTAAATCGATTGATGAGCTTTTGGAAGCGCCGCTTGAATCAGTTACCTGGGAAGCTGTGGAAAAAGGCATTTATCCAGGAATGATTGGTAAAGAGGCATTAATCAAAATGATTTGA
- a CDS encoding M23 family metallopeptidase codes for MKGVAPLKKLFFLIITCLFILDASSQMVNAADTPEAYAGRMALYRNMEATLQIPWYYLAGADQYEHSLRAARRDLEPAKGLIGINIEPSKWGGALNPHLNDVNPLTITFFDGLGQDGNGDGKADVTNDTDRLYAFSKHLHTYGSDEDNIRIGLWEYYKRDKAVSIIIGNAKIYKKYGRLDLQEKAFPVPVRTHYTYLNTWGSARGWGGRRIHEGTDIFADYSLPVRSTSYGIIEMKGWNKFGGWRIGIRDLNNTYHYFAHLSGFAEGLKVGQIVEPGQIIGGVGSTGYGPPGTAGKFPPHLHYGMYKDNGITEWSFDPYPYLKMWERKDLAKKQK; via the coding sequence ATGAAAGGAGTTGCCCCGTTGAAAAAATTATTTTTTCTTATCATAACTTGTTTGTTTATTTTGGATGCATCAAGCCAAATGGTTAATGCCGCTGATACCCCTGAAGCTTATGCAGGAAGAATGGCGCTTTATAGAAACATGGAAGCTACCCTGCAAATCCCATGGTATTACCTTGCTGGCGCTGATCAATATGAGCACAGCCTAAGGGCTGCCAGACGGGATTTAGAGCCGGCAAAGGGTTTAATTGGCATCAATATCGAGCCTTCAAAGTGGGGTGGGGCTCTCAATCCTCACTTAAACGACGTGAACCCGCTAACGATCACCTTTTTTGATGGGTTAGGCCAGGATGGGAATGGCGATGGCAAAGCTGATGTTACTAATGACACCGATCGATTATACGCTTTTTCGAAGCATCTCCATACTTATGGTTCAGATGAAGATAATATCCGGATCGGCTTGTGGGAATATTATAAACGAGATAAAGCCGTCAGCATCATTATCGGCAATGCGAAGATTTATAAGAAATATGGCCGGCTGGATTTACAGGAAAAAGCCTTTCCAGTTCCAGTACGGACCCATTATACGTATTTAAATACATGGGGAAGCGCTCGTGGATGGGGCGGAAGGAGAATCCATGAGGGTACAGATATATTTGCGGATTATAGCCTTCCTGTTCGGTCAACGAGCTATGGAATCATTGAAATGAAAGGCTGGAATAAATTCGGGGGTTGGCGGATTGGGATACGGGATTTAAATAATACGTATCATTACTTTGCCCATTTAAGCGGATTTGCCGAAGGATTGAAAGTCGGACAAATCGTCGAGCCCGGACAAATCATCGGAGGTGTAGGCAGTACAGGTTACGGCCCTCCTGGAACTGCGGGTAAGTTCCCTCCGCATCTTCATTATGGGATGTACAAAGACAACGGAATCACAGAATGGAGCTTTGACCCTTACCCCTATTTAAAAATGTGGGAAAGGAAGGATTTAGCTAAAAAACAAAAGTGA
- a CDS encoding bifunctional metallophosphatase/5'-nucleotidase, which yields MSEIIHLYHTNDLHSHFENWPRIDKFLKERRQLHQETGEEAIILDIGDHVDRWHPYTEGTLGKGNIELLNEAGYQYVTIGNNEGITLPHDALDSLYDHARFKVLAANIYYGDNERPEWALPYWIHTTVKGTKIALIGLTAFFQKFYSAMGWELTEPFVELKEQLERVRTEADVIIILSHLGIHDDERMAADFPEIDVILGAHTHHILHQGKLINDTLLCGAGKYGFFVGQVEMTVNQEKRISKKSAILYDTNDFSELENERSWIEAMYQAGGETLKQVVVDLPEALENDWFKVSALTKILGEALREWSQADCTFLNAGLLLDGLPKGPVTKGDIHRICPHPINPCIVEVNGNELKEILMQSRNEEWPHIQVKGFGFRGKIMGVMNYDQIEFNEMENGIVKGILIKGEKLETDKSYKLAIPDMFTFGHFFPSIQRTNRKKYLLPEFLRDILLWKLKKIYTDA from the coding sequence ATGTCAGAAATCATTCATTTATATCACACCAATGATCTCCATAGTCATTTTGAAAATTGGCCTCGTATTGATAAGTTTCTTAAAGAAAGAAGACAACTTCATCAAGAAACGGGAGAAGAGGCAATCATACTTGATATAGGAGACCATGTGGATCGCTGGCATCCATATACAGAAGGTACGTTGGGTAAAGGAAATATTGAGCTTCTGAATGAAGCGGGCTACCAATATGTAACCATCGGCAATAATGAAGGGATCACTTTACCTCATGATGCGTTAGACTCCTTATATGATCATGCAAGGTTCAAGGTCTTGGCAGCCAATATTTATTATGGGGATAATGAAAGGCCGGAATGGGCGCTGCCATATTGGATACATACAACGGTAAAAGGCACCAAAATTGCCTTGATAGGTCTGACAGCTTTTTTTCAAAAGTTTTATTCTGCGATGGGCTGGGAATTAACAGAACCATTCGTTGAGTTAAAGGAACAACTAGAAAGGGTTAGAACAGAGGCAGATGTAATCATCATCCTTTCTCACCTGGGCATCCATGATGATGAGCGGATGGCAGCGGACTTTCCGGAGATTGACGTCATACTTGGCGCGCATACCCACCACATCCTTCACCAAGGGAAATTGATCAATGATACACTCCTATGCGGTGCAGGGAAATATGGTTTTTTTGTTGGGCAGGTGGAAATGACCGTCAATCAGGAAAAGAGAATTAGCAAGAAGAGTGCCATTCTCTATGATACGAATGACTTTTCGGAATTAGAGAATGAACGATCATGGATTGAAGCAATGTATCAGGCCGGTGGGGAAACGCTAAAACAGGTCGTAGTGGACTTACCGGAAGCGCTGGAAAATGATTGGTTCAAAGTAAGTGCTTTGACGAAAATCCTTGGTGAGGCCTTAAGGGAGTGGAGTCAGGCGGATTGCACCTTTTTGAATGCGGGTCTTCTGCTCGATGGATTGCCAAAGGGACCTGTCACAAAAGGGGATATTCACAGAATCTGTCCACACCCCATCAATCCTTGCATCGTTGAAGTTAATGGGAATGAATTAAAAGAAATCTTAATGCAATCGAGAAATGAGGAGTGGCCACACATTCAAGTGAAAGGTTTCGGTTTCCGGGGAAAAATCATGGGCGTCATGAATTATGATCAAATTGAATTTAACGAAATGGAGAATGGAATCGTAAAAGGGATATTGATAAAAGGGGAGAAACTGGAGACTGATAAGTCCTATAAACTGGCAATACCTGATATGTTCACGTTTGGGCACTTTTTTCCAAGTATTCAGCGCACAAATCGCAAGAAATATCTATTACCGGAATTCTTACGGGATATCCTTTTATGGAAGTTGAAAAAAATATATACAGATGCCTAA
- a CDS encoding YutD family protein → MININNMTYEIIEDEREGYNEEAFKARYSEILTKYDYIVGDWGYGQLRLRGFFDDSNQKATFDTKISTLTEYLYEYCNFGCPYFVMKKIKK, encoded by the coding sequence ATGATTAACATCAATAACATGACCTATGAAATAATCGAGGATGAAAGGGAAGGCTATAACGAAGAAGCGTTTAAAGCCAGATACAGTGAGATTTTAACGAAGTATGATTATATTGTAGGGGATTGGGGTTACGGCCAATTGAGGCTGCGTGGATTTTTTGATGATTCTAATCAGAAAGCGACCTTCGATACAAAAATAAGCACACTTACTGAATATTTATATGAATACTGCAATTTTGGCTGTCCATATTTCGTCATGAAGAAAATAAAGAAATGA
- a CDS encoding HD-GYP domain-containing protein yields MRLAITKSLSPGARLGKDIYNEQGHILLCEGLTLTQKMIARLISLNIPLVYIQDSRTDDIIPMPPVFGNLRREAINRIETTFLDMKNEMNLDGSFTMEQPNVKFTQIVRNIMDELNRNNELLTILADVYTYDDYIFTHSFNVTLYTLAIGMELNINNKNLEILGLGAILHDVGKMFIPLGILHKPGKLTEKEFEQIQKHADYGFHLIKNVHTVSHLVANCAYQHHERLDGSGYPRGIKGDEIHYFGKIIAVADVFDAVTSSRVYRKAMLPHQGLEILYAGIGKKFDNTIIEAFRRAVAIYPNGLSVELNDGRKGVVSAQNEGIGDRPMIRILEENGEQVKESYEVDLNKNLQLLIMKCLNIQEPA; encoded by the coding sequence ATGAGGCTAGCTATTACAAAGTCCCTGAGCCCTGGAGCCAGGCTCGGAAAAGACATTTATAATGAGCAGGGCCATATCCTCTTGTGTGAGGGTCTTACATTAACGCAGAAAATGATCGCTCGACTGATATCCCTTAATATTCCTTTAGTTTACATTCAAGATTCTAGGACGGATGACATTATTCCAATGCCACCAGTATTCGGGAACCTAAGGAGAGAAGCCATTAATAGGATTGAAACCACTTTCCTGGACATGAAAAACGAAATGAACCTTGATGGATCTTTCACGATGGAGCAACCTAACGTCAAGTTCACTCAAATCGTCCGAAACATCATGGACGAGCTCAATAGGAATAATGAGTTATTGACTATATTGGCGGATGTTTATACATACGATGACTATATCTTTACTCATTCCTTCAATGTGACCCTATATACCCTGGCAATCGGGATGGAGTTGAATATTAATAATAAGAATCTCGAAATTCTTGGGCTGGGAGCGATTTTACATGATGTCGGCAAAATGTTCATACCTTTGGGAATCCTCCATAAACCCGGTAAGTTAACGGAAAAGGAATTTGAACAAATCCAAAAACATGCCGATTATGGATTTCATCTAATCAAAAATGTTCATACCGTTTCACATTTAGTTGCAAATTGTGCCTATCAGCATCATGAAAGGCTTGATGGATCTGGATATCCACGTGGAATAAAAGGGGATGAAATCCATTATTTCGGCAAGATTATTGCCGTTGCCGATGTGTTTGATGCCGTGACTTCCAGCCGGGTTTACCGTAAGGCCATGCTGCCTCATCAGGGGTTGGAAATCCTTTATGCGGGAATCGGGAAAAAATTCGACAATACGATCATCGAGGCATTCCGCCGGGCAGTTGCCATCTATCCAAATGGTCTATCCGTAGAATTGAATGATGGGAGAAAAGGTGTCGTATCCGCTCAGAATGAGGGGATAGGGGACCGACCCATGATAAGGATACTTGAAGAAAATGGGGAACAGGTAAAAGAGTCCTATGAAGTGGATTTGAATAAAAACCTGCAGTTGCTGATCATGAAATGTCTCAATATACAAGAACCAGCCTAA
- a CDS encoding sulfite exporter TauE/SafE family protein, whose translation MVWLVLVGIGLLAGSIGSLVGLGGGIIIVPSLLYLGASTNIIEELTPQIAVGVSTVIMIFTGLSSTLSYLKHKVVDYKAGLIFFIGSAPGGIIGAYVNKNLNVQAFSLYFGAFMIFMAIVLLVKNRLKPMVFKPGKAKIVKTYKTENGHSFSYGYHPLIAVSITFVVGFSSGLFGIGGGALMVPVMMLLFFFPPHMAVATSMFMVFLSSVTNSITHISLGNVNWPYAFALIPGAWFGAKLGAYINTRLKSGALENMLKIVLIIIGLRLIYQSITG comes from the coding sequence ATGGTATGGTTAGTATTAGTGGGTATCGGATTATTAGCGGGTTCAATTGGCTCTCTTGTCGGTCTGGGCGGCGGCATCATCATTGTGCCTTCTCTTTTATATTTAGGTGCATCTACAAATATAATAGAAGAACTGACACCTCAGATCGCCGTCGGTGTTTCAACGGTGATCATGATTTTTACCGGCTTATCTTCTACTTTATCTTATTTAAAACATAAAGTGGTGGATTATAAGGCAGGCTTAATCTTCTTTATAGGCAGTGCACCTGGTGGAATAATAGGAGCCTATGTGAATAAAAACCTTAATGTCCAAGCTTTTTCATTGTACTTTGGGGCTTTCATGATTTTCATGGCTATCGTGTTATTAGTGAAAAACCGTTTGAAGCCAATGGTTTTCAAGCCTGGTAAAGCGAAAATAGTTAAGACGTATAAAACTGAAAATGGACATTCATTTTCTTATGGTTACCATCCCCTAATAGCTGTATCGATTACATTTGTCGTGGGATTCAGCTCCGGGTTATTTGGAATTGGAGGTGGAGCCTTAATGGTTCCTGTAATGATGCTTCTTTTCTTCTTCCCTCCGCATATGGCTGTAGCGACTTCGATGTTCATGGTATTTCTATCTTCGGTCACAAATTCGATTACACATATTTCCCTTGGAAATGTAAATTGGCCATATGCTTTTGCCCTGATCCCAGGTGCATGGTTCGGTGCTAAATTAGGGGCTTACATCAATACGCGCCTAAAGAGCGGGGCACTTGAAAATATGTTGAAAATAGTACTGATAATCATTGGTTTACGTCTTATATACCAAAGTATTACAGGATAA
- a CDS encoding phosphatidylglycerophosphatase A family protein encodes MANIEQSISEQTARRWLIERGVKLEDIAELVMYLQSGYHENLQMADCLHNVERVLSKREVQNAILTGIQLDILAEKKLLEEPLLSIIEIDEGLYGVDEILAFSIVNVYGSIGFTNYGFIDKQKPGILKYLNDKSTGKVNTFLDDIVGAIAAAASSRLAHRTENAE; translated from the coding sequence ATGGCTAATATTGAACAATCAATTTCTGAACAAACGGCTCGAAGATGGTTAATTGAAAGAGGAGTGAAATTGGAGGATATCGCTGAACTTGTCATGTATTTACAATCGGGTTACCATGAAAATCTCCAAATGGCCGATTGCCTTCACAATGTAGAACGGGTCCTTTCAAAACGCGAGGTCCAAAATGCCATACTGACCGGCATACAGTTGGATATTCTAGCCGAGAAAAAACTGCTCGAGGAACCCTTGCTAAGCATCATTGAAATAGATGAAGGCCTATATGGGGTGGATGAAATATTAGCTTTTTCTATTGTGAATGTTTACGGATCCATCGGCTTTACTAATTATGGTTTCATCGATAAGCAAAAGCCGGGTATCTTAAAATATTTGAACGATAAAAGCACAGGTAAGGTAAATACCTTTCTAGATGATATTGTTGGAGCAATTGCAGCTGCCGCTTCAAGCCGGCTTGCCCACAGAACCGAAAATGCAGAGTAG
- a CDS encoding DUF3055 domain-containing protein yields MEDRFYLYNDVVDSKTRFISFMGEESRFDLAITTTDRFYGKKLVLNMQSNRFAIIGPDDLEEEGYLEHAFQLSEAEAEELSHFLMEIV; encoded by the coding sequence ATGGAAGATCGTTTTTATTTATACAATGACGTCGTTGATTCAAAAACCCGGTTCATAAGTTTCATGGGCGAAGAATCAAGATTCGATTTGGCCATTACGACAACTGATCGTTTTTATGGGAAGAAACTTGTTTTAAATATGCAGAGTAACCGATTCGCGATCATTGGACCTGATGATTTAGAAGAGGAAGGCTATCTTGAGCATGCCTTTCAGTTGTCAGAAGCGGAAGCGGAAGAATTAAGTCACTTTTTAATGGAAATCGTCTGA
- the lipA gene encoding lipoyl synthase: MSSTNKEILRKPDWLKIKLNTNENYLGLKNMMREKNLHTVCEEAKCPNIHECWSVRRTATFMILGEICTRACRFCAVTTGRPNELDWAEPERVADSVVLMNLKHVVITAVARDDLKDGGAEVFAETVRAIRRKNPFTSIEVLPSDMGGVHENIKTLMDAKPDILNHNIETVRSLSDRVRAQAKYERSLELLRRAKELYPEIPTKSSLMVGLGETREEILETMDDLRANNVDIMTIGQYLQPTKKHLKVLKYYTPEEFAELKERALEKGFSHCESGPLVRSSYHADEQVNAAAKHKQTKGEELLK, translated from the coding sequence ATGTCTTCTACAAATAAAGAAATTCTTCGTAAACCAGATTGGTTAAAAATAAAGCTTAATACTAATGAAAACTACCTCGGTTTAAAAAATATGATGCGGGAAAAAAATCTTCATACAGTCTGTGAAGAGGCGAAATGTCCGAATATTCACGAATGCTGGTCAGTGAGAAGAACGGCCACATTCATGATCTTAGGTGAAATCTGTACAAGGGCATGCCGTTTTTGTGCAGTTACAACCGGACGTCCTAATGAATTGGACTGGGCTGAACCAGAGCGTGTTGCGGATTCCGTTGTTCTGATGAATTTAAAGCATGTTGTCATTACAGCTGTTGCCCGTGACGATTTAAAGGATGGAGGCGCTGAAGTTTTCGCTGAAACGGTCCGTGCCATCCGACGCAAGAATCCATTTACATCAATTGAAGTATTACCGTCGGATATGGGCGGGGTGCATGAAAATATTAAGACTTTGATGGATGCTAAACCAGACATTCTGAACCATAATATAGAGACAGTCAGAAGTCTATCCGACCGTGTACGGGCTCAAGCTAAATACGAACGTTCATTGGAGCTTTTAAGAAGAGCCAAGGAACTGTATCCGGAGATTCCGACAAAGTCCAGCTTAATGGTCGGCCTTGGAGAAACACGGGAGGAAATCCTCGAAACGATGGATGACCTAAGGGCTAATAATGTGGATATCATGACGATCGGCCAGTATTTGCAGCCGACTAAAAAGCATTTGAAGGTGCTGAAATACTACACGCCTGAGGAGTTTGCCGAATTGAAGGAACGTGCATTGGAAAAAGGATTCAGCCATTGTGAATCCGGCCCGCTTGTCCGTTCTTCCTACCATGCGGACGAACAGGTTAATGCAGCAGCTAAACATAAGCAAACCAAAGGTGAAGAATTATTGAAATAG
- the yunB gene encoding sporulation protein YunB codes for MFRKRFRTKKFRKKGPLPTRKVFLYSFILFIISSIMTLWYVDKSIEPVIMSVAEYEIKRIATETIHESVDENISKIDMNKIITNNEGGKDSSSSYSFNPVIYSELRANITKDIQNKLGIEQGNPFKKGSSKINDEQYKSVVYYIPLGVVTGNNLLSNYGPEIPVKMSVIGNVESDLKTKLTNAGINNVYYELIVDFDVNIQIVIPSFTKETKVSQEVTVGSLLIEGDVPSYYSNGNGSVAPAIMKENKE; via the coding sequence GTGTTCCGAAAAAGATTTCGAACAAAGAAATTCCGAAAAAAGGGGCCTCTTCCCACCCGAAAAGTATTCCTTTACTCATTTATCCTTTTTATCATATCAAGCATCATGACTCTTTGGTATGTTGATAAATCAATTGAACCGGTGATCATGAGTGTAGCCGAATATGAAATCAAACGGATTGCAACGGAAACGATTCATGAATCTGTAGATGAGAATATATCCAAGATTGATATGAACAAAATCATCACCAACAACGAGGGTGGTAAGGACTCCAGTTCTTCCTATAGCTTCAATCCGGTCATATACAGTGAATTGCGCGCTAACATTACAAAGGATATTCAAAACAAGCTTGGCATCGAACAGGGAAATCCTTTTAAAAAGGGTTCCTCCAAAATAAATGATGAACAATATAAAAGTGTAGTCTATTATATACCATTGGGTGTCGTAACCGGGAATAATCTCCTTTCCAACTATGGACCTGAAATCCCAGTGAAAATGTCAGTCATCGGTAATGTTGAATCGGATTTGAAGACAAAATTGACAAACGCAGGCATCAATAATGTGTATTATGAATTGATTGTGGATTTTGATGTAAATATTCAAATCGTCATCCCCTCCTTCACTAAAGAGACCAAGGTCAGTCAGGAAGTGACAGTCGGCAGCTTGCTAATTGAGGGTGATGTACCAAGTTATTATAGTAACGGAAACGGTTCGGTGGCACCTGCCATCATGAAGGAAAACAAGGAATAG